From Gouania willdenowi chromosome 18, fGouWil2.1, whole genome shotgun sequence, one genomic window encodes:
- the pcdh7b gene encoding protocadherin-7b isoform X5: protein MRTTCAVDYLYYLILILQLVVHQPEAKQVLRYRLAEEGPADVRVGNVAGDLGIVAGSGEVTFTLESGSDFFKIDNITGELTTNERRIDREKLQQCQMIFDENECFIDFEVSVIGPAQSWVDLFEGKVIILDINDNTPSFPSPVLTLSVEENRPIGTLYLLPTATDRDFGRNGIERYELIQDNGENSRRSSGDSYSGKRRFEEGASRSSVFELQVADTTDGEKQPQLIIKGALDREQRDSYELTLRVRDGGDPPRSSQAILRVMITDVNDNSPRFEKSVYEADLPENSSPGSPILQLKAADADVGVNGQIEYVFGAATESVRRLLRLDESTGWLSVLHRIDREEVSQLRFTVMARDRGQPPKVDKATVVLNIKDENDNVPAIEIRKIGRIFLKDGVANVAEDVVVDTPIALVQVSDRDQGENGIVTCTVVGDVPFQLKPASEMEGEQNKKKYFLHTSATLDYEAIQEYNVVIVAVDSGSPSLASNNSLIVKVGDTNDNPPIFSQNVVEVSFPENNAPGERVTTVNAIDADSGKNAEIAYSLDPSVNGIFSIDADSGDVRVNTILDREQKERYEFKVIAKDKGINTLQGSATVVVLVADKNDNEPKFMQDVFTFYVKENLDPNSPVGMVTVIDADKGENAEMGLFIEEEEEIFSIENETGTIFSTLSFDREMKTTYTFRVKAVDGGDPPRSATATVSLFVMDDNDNAPTVTFPINSSYTLLPPSSNIRTVVRTVIATDTDTGINADLNYSIIGGNPFKLFEIDGATGVISLMAKLEQKHYGLHRLVVQVNDSGQPSQSTTTLVHVFVNETLSNSSVVEAQVSKSLSTSLNTNIAGDPNYDLSKQRLSIVIGVVSGIMTVILIILVVVMARYCRPKNKNGYEAGKKDHEDFFTPQQHDKSKKPKKDKKRQKSKQPLYSSIVTVEASKPNGQRYDGVNEKLSDSPGMGRYRSVNGGPGSPDLARHYKSSSPLPTVQLHPQSPTAGKKHQAVQDLPPANTFVGTGDNISLGSDHCSEYSTQTINKYNKQPFRRVTFSVVSQPQDPHQQGSLQSCYDSGLDESETPSSKSSSGPRLGALPLPEDSYERTTPDGSVGEKEH, encoded by the coding sequence ATGAGGACTACTTGTGCAGTGGACTATTTGTACTATCTGATACTCATCCTGCAGCTCGTTGTGCATCAGCCCGAAGCCAAGCAGGTGCTCCGATACCGCCTGGCAGAAGAGGGACCGGCGGACGTCAGAGTGGGGAACGTGGCCGGAGACCTGGGCATTGTGGCCGGCTCTGGTGAGGTGACGTTCACTCtggaatcaggctcagattttttcaaaatagaCAACATCACAGGTGAGCTGACCACTAATGAAAGGCGGATAGACCGGGAGAAACTCCAACAGTGCCAAATGATTTTCGATGAAAACGAGTGTTTTATAGATTTTGAGGTGTCTGTGATCGGACCAGCCCAGAGCTGGGTGGATCTCTTCGAAGGGAAAGTCATCATATTAgatataaatgacaacacaccaTCATTCCCGTCCCCTGTGCTGACACTGTCTGTGGAAGAGAATAGACCCATAGGAACCCTTTATCTGCTGCCCACAGCCACAGACAGAGATTTTGGAAGGAATGGCATTGAGAGATACGAGCTGATTCAGGATAATGGTGAGAACTCCAGGCGCTCCTCTGGGGATTCGTACTCGGGGAAGAGAAGGTTTGAGGAGGGGGCAAGCCGGAGCAGTGTCTTTGAACTGCAAGTTGCTGACACCACCGATggagagaaacagccccaactCATCATTAAAGGAGCCTTAGACAGGGAGCAGAGGGACTCTTATGAGCTGACTCTACGTGTGAGGGATGGAGGTGATCCCCCACGCTCATCTCAGGCCATTCTGAGAGTAATGATCACTGATGTTAACGACAACAGCCCCAGGTTTGAAAAGAGTGTGTACGAAGCTGACCTGCCAGAGAACAGTTCCCCCGGTTCCCCCATCCTGCAGCTGAAAGCAGCCGACGCAGACGTGGGGGTTAACGGTCAGATAGAGTATGTGTTCGGGGCAGCCACAGAGTCAGTGAGGAGGCTGCTGAGGTTGGATGAGAGCACGGGGTGGCTGAGTGTGTTGCACCGCATCGACCGCGAAGAAGTCAGCCAGCTGAGGTTCACCGTCATGGCCCGAGACCGAGGCCAGCCCCCCAAAGTGGACAAGGCCACAGTGGTGTTAAACATCAAGGACGAAAATGACAACGTGCCTGCTATAGAAATCAGAAAAATTGGTCGAATTTTTCTAAAAGATGGAGTTGCTAACGTCGCTGAGGATGTAGTGGTGGACACCCCCATAGCCTTGGTTCAGGTGTCCGACCGTGACCAGGGGGAGAACGGCATCGTGACCTGTACAGTTGTGGGAGATGTTCCCTTTCAGCTGAAACCGGCCAGTGAGATGGAAGGCGAGcagaataaaaagaaatatttcCTCCACACGTCTGCAACGCTGGACTACGAGGCCATACAGGAATACAACGTGGTCATAGTCGCTGTGGACTCTGGAAGCCCCAGTCTGGCAAGTAATAACTCTCTTATTGTCAAAGTTGGTGACACTAACGACAACCCTCCTATCTTCAGCCAAAATGTTGTTGAGGTGTCTTTCCCTGAAAATAATGCCCCCGGTGAGAGGGTGACAACTGTGAATGCTATTGATGCGGATAGTGGGAAGAATGCTGAAATTGCCTATTCCCTGGATCCATCAGTAAATGGGATTTTCTCTATCGATGCCGACAGTGGAGATGTTCGAGTAAACACCATCCTGGACAGGGAGCAGAAGGAGCGCTATGAATTTAAGGTGATAGCCAAAGATAAAGGTATTAACACTCTGCAGGGATCTGCAACAGTTGTTGTCCTTGTGgctgacaaaaatgacaacgaaCCAAAGTTTATGCAAGACGTGTTTACATTCTACGTCAAAGAAAATCTGGATCCAAACAGTCCAGTTGGCATGGTAACGGTGATTGATGCAGACAAAGGAGAAAATGCAGAGATGGGTCTTTTTattgaggaggaagaagaaatcTTTTCCATTGAAAATGAAACTGGAACAATTTTTTCCACACTCTCCTTTGACCGGGAAATGAAAACAACCTACACGTTTCGAGTGAAAGCTGTGGATGGAGGTGACCCCCCCAGGTCGGCAACCGCCACTGTTTCCCTCTTCGTCATGGATGACAATGACAATGCACCCACAGTCACTTTCCCCATAAACAGCTCCTacaccctcctccctccctcaAGTAACATCCGGACTGTGGTCAGAACCGTCATTGCCACTGATACAGACACCGGCATCAATGCTGACCTGAACTACAGCATCATCGGGGGAAACCCTTTCAAGTTGTTTGAAATCGATGGAGCCACGGGGGTCATTTCACTGATGGCCAAGCTGGAGCAGAAGCACTATGGCCTCCACAGGTTGGTGGTGCAGGTGAACGACAGCGGGCAGCCGTCACAGAGCACCACCACCCTGGTTCACGTCTTTGTCAATGAGACTCTCTCTAACTCTAGTGTCGTGGAGGCCCAAGTATCTAAAAGCCTGAGTACGTCACTCAACACCAACATTGCCGGTGATCCCAACTACGACCTCAGCAAACAGCGACTCAGCATTGTGATCGGAGTAGTTTCAGGCATCATGACTGTCATCCTCATCATTCTGGTCGTCGTCATGGCTCGTTACTGCCGTCCCAAGAATAAGAACGGCTACGAGGCCGGCAAGAAGGACCACGAGGACTTCTTCACACCTCAGCAGCACGACAAATCCAAGAAGCCTAAGAAAGATAAGAAGAGACAGAAGTCCAAACAGCCGCTCTACAGCAGCATTGTCACCGTGGAGGCGTCCAAGCCCAATGGTCAGCGCTACGACGGCGTGAACGAGAAGCTCTCGGACAGTCCAGGAATGGGCCGGTACCGCTCCGTCAACGGAGGACCAGGGAGCCCCGACCTGGCTCGACACTACAAGTCCAGCTCCCCCCTCCCCACTGTCCAGCTGCACCCGCAGTCGCCTACAGCTGGAAAAAAGCACCAGGCAGTGCAGGACCTGCCCCCTGCTAACACCTTCGTCGGCACCGGAGATAACATTTCCCTTGGATCTGACCACTGCTCCGAATACAGCACTCAGACCATCAACAAGTACAACAAGCAG
- the pcdh7b gene encoding protocadherin-7b isoform X4, which yields MRTTCAVDYLYYLILILQLVVHQPEAKQVLRYRLAEEGPADVRVGNVAGDLGIVAGSGEVTFTLESGSDFFKIDNITGELTTNERRIDREKLQQCQMIFDENECFIDFEVSVIGPAQSWVDLFEGKVIILDINDNTPSFPSPVLTLSVEENRPIGTLYLLPTATDRDFGRNGIERYELIQDNGENSRRSSGDSYSGKRRFEEGASRSSVFELQVADTTDGEKQPQLIIKGALDREQRDSYELTLRVRDGGDPPRSSQAILRVMITDVNDNSPRFEKSVYEADLPENSSPGSPILQLKAADADVGVNGQIEYVFGAATESVRRLLRLDESTGWLSVLHRIDREEVSQLRFTVMARDRGQPPKVDKATVVLNIKDENDNVPAIEIRKIGRIFLKDGVANVAEDVVVDTPIALVQVSDRDQGENGIVTCTVVGDVPFQLKPASEMEGEQNKKKYFLHTSATLDYEAIQEYNVVIVAVDSGSPSLASNNSLIVKVGDTNDNPPIFSQNVVEVSFPENNAPGERVTTVNAIDADSGKNAEIAYSLDPSVNGIFSIDADSGDVRVNTILDREQKERYEFKVIAKDKGINTLQGSATVVVLVADKNDNEPKFMQDVFTFYVKENLDPNSPVGMVTVIDADKGENAEMGLFIEEEEEIFSIENETGTIFSTLSFDREMKTTYTFRVKAVDGGDPPRSATATVSLFVMDDNDNAPTVTFPINSSYTLLPPSSNIRTVVRTVIATDTDTGINADLNYSIIGGNPFKLFEIDGATGVISLMAKLEQKHYGLHRLVVQVNDSGQPSQSTTTLVHVFVNETLSNSSVVEAQVSKSLSTSLNTNIAGDPNYDLSKQRLSIVIGVVSGIMTVILIILVVVMARYCRPKNKNGYEAGKKDHEDFFTPQQHDKSKKPKKDKKRQKSKQPLYSSIVTVEASKPNGQRYDGVNEKLSDSPGMGRYRSVNGGPGSPDLARHYKSSSPLPTVQLHPQSPTAGKKHQAVQDLPPANTFVGTGDNISLGSDHCSEYSTQTINKYNKQPFRRVTFSVVSQPQDPHQQGSLQSCYDSGLDESETPSSKSSSGPRLGALPLPEDSYERTTPDGSVGEAEHMENGEKEH from the coding sequence ATGAGGACTACTTGTGCAGTGGACTATTTGTACTATCTGATACTCATCCTGCAGCTCGTTGTGCATCAGCCCGAAGCCAAGCAGGTGCTCCGATACCGCCTGGCAGAAGAGGGACCGGCGGACGTCAGAGTGGGGAACGTGGCCGGAGACCTGGGCATTGTGGCCGGCTCTGGTGAGGTGACGTTCACTCtggaatcaggctcagattttttcaaaatagaCAACATCACAGGTGAGCTGACCACTAATGAAAGGCGGATAGACCGGGAGAAACTCCAACAGTGCCAAATGATTTTCGATGAAAACGAGTGTTTTATAGATTTTGAGGTGTCTGTGATCGGACCAGCCCAGAGCTGGGTGGATCTCTTCGAAGGGAAAGTCATCATATTAgatataaatgacaacacaccaTCATTCCCGTCCCCTGTGCTGACACTGTCTGTGGAAGAGAATAGACCCATAGGAACCCTTTATCTGCTGCCCACAGCCACAGACAGAGATTTTGGAAGGAATGGCATTGAGAGATACGAGCTGATTCAGGATAATGGTGAGAACTCCAGGCGCTCCTCTGGGGATTCGTACTCGGGGAAGAGAAGGTTTGAGGAGGGGGCAAGCCGGAGCAGTGTCTTTGAACTGCAAGTTGCTGACACCACCGATggagagaaacagccccaactCATCATTAAAGGAGCCTTAGACAGGGAGCAGAGGGACTCTTATGAGCTGACTCTACGTGTGAGGGATGGAGGTGATCCCCCACGCTCATCTCAGGCCATTCTGAGAGTAATGATCACTGATGTTAACGACAACAGCCCCAGGTTTGAAAAGAGTGTGTACGAAGCTGACCTGCCAGAGAACAGTTCCCCCGGTTCCCCCATCCTGCAGCTGAAAGCAGCCGACGCAGACGTGGGGGTTAACGGTCAGATAGAGTATGTGTTCGGGGCAGCCACAGAGTCAGTGAGGAGGCTGCTGAGGTTGGATGAGAGCACGGGGTGGCTGAGTGTGTTGCACCGCATCGACCGCGAAGAAGTCAGCCAGCTGAGGTTCACCGTCATGGCCCGAGACCGAGGCCAGCCCCCCAAAGTGGACAAGGCCACAGTGGTGTTAAACATCAAGGACGAAAATGACAACGTGCCTGCTATAGAAATCAGAAAAATTGGTCGAATTTTTCTAAAAGATGGAGTTGCTAACGTCGCTGAGGATGTAGTGGTGGACACCCCCATAGCCTTGGTTCAGGTGTCCGACCGTGACCAGGGGGAGAACGGCATCGTGACCTGTACAGTTGTGGGAGATGTTCCCTTTCAGCTGAAACCGGCCAGTGAGATGGAAGGCGAGcagaataaaaagaaatatttcCTCCACACGTCTGCAACGCTGGACTACGAGGCCATACAGGAATACAACGTGGTCATAGTCGCTGTGGACTCTGGAAGCCCCAGTCTGGCAAGTAATAACTCTCTTATTGTCAAAGTTGGTGACACTAACGACAACCCTCCTATCTTCAGCCAAAATGTTGTTGAGGTGTCTTTCCCTGAAAATAATGCCCCCGGTGAGAGGGTGACAACTGTGAATGCTATTGATGCGGATAGTGGGAAGAATGCTGAAATTGCCTATTCCCTGGATCCATCAGTAAATGGGATTTTCTCTATCGATGCCGACAGTGGAGATGTTCGAGTAAACACCATCCTGGACAGGGAGCAGAAGGAGCGCTATGAATTTAAGGTGATAGCCAAAGATAAAGGTATTAACACTCTGCAGGGATCTGCAACAGTTGTTGTCCTTGTGgctgacaaaaatgacaacgaaCCAAAGTTTATGCAAGACGTGTTTACATTCTACGTCAAAGAAAATCTGGATCCAAACAGTCCAGTTGGCATGGTAACGGTGATTGATGCAGACAAAGGAGAAAATGCAGAGATGGGTCTTTTTattgaggaggaagaagaaatcTTTTCCATTGAAAATGAAACTGGAACAATTTTTTCCACACTCTCCTTTGACCGGGAAATGAAAACAACCTACACGTTTCGAGTGAAAGCTGTGGATGGAGGTGACCCCCCCAGGTCGGCAACCGCCACTGTTTCCCTCTTCGTCATGGATGACAATGACAATGCACCCACAGTCACTTTCCCCATAAACAGCTCCTacaccctcctccctccctcaAGTAACATCCGGACTGTGGTCAGAACCGTCATTGCCACTGATACAGACACCGGCATCAATGCTGACCTGAACTACAGCATCATCGGGGGAAACCCTTTCAAGTTGTTTGAAATCGATGGAGCCACGGGGGTCATTTCACTGATGGCCAAGCTGGAGCAGAAGCACTATGGCCTCCACAGGTTGGTGGTGCAGGTGAACGACAGCGGGCAGCCGTCACAGAGCACCACCACCCTGGTTCACGTCTTTGTCAATGAGACTCTCTCTAACTCTAGTGTCGTGGAGGCCCAAGTATCTAAAAGCCTGAGTACGTCACTCAACACCAACATTGCCGGTGATCCCAACTACGACCTCAGCAAACAGCGACTCAGCATTGTGATCGGAGTAGTTTCAGGCATCATGACTGTCATCCTCATCATTCTGGTCGTCGTCATGGCTCGTTACTGCCGTCCCAAGAATAAGAACGGCTACGAGGCCGGCAAGAAGGACCACGAGGACTTCTTCACACCTCAGCAGCACGACAAATCCAAGAAGCCTAAGAAAGATAAGAAGAGACAGAAGTCCAAACAGCCGCTCTACAGCAGCATTGTCACCGTGGAGGCGTCCAAGCCCAATGGTCAGCGCTACGACGGCGTGAACGAGAAGCTCTCGGACAGTCCAGGAATGGGCCGGTACCGCTCCGTCAACGGAGGACCAGGGAGCCCCGACCTGGCTCGACACTACAAGTCCAGCTCCCCCCTCCCCACTGTCCAGCTGCACCCGCAGTCGCCTACAGCTGGAAAAAAGCACCAGGCAGTGCAGGACCTGCCCCCTGCTAACACCTTCGTCGGCACCGGAGATAACATTTCCCTTGGATCTGACCACTGCTCCGAATACAGCACTCAGACCATCAACAAGTACAACAAGCAG
- the pcdh7b gene encoding protocadherin-7b isoform X6 — MRTTCAVDYLYYLILILQLVVHQPEAKQVLRYRLAEEGPADVRVGNVAGDLGIVAGSGEVTFTLESGSDFFKIDNITGELTTNERRIDREKLQQCQMIFDENECFIDFEVSVIGPAQSWVDLFEGKVIILDINDNTPSFPSPVLTLSVEENRPIGTLYLLPTATDRDFGRNGIERYELIQDNGENSRRSSGDSYSGKRRFEEGASRSSVFELQVADTTDGEKQPQLIIKGALDREQRDSYELTLRVRDGGDPPRSSQAILRVMITDVNDNSPRFEKSVYEADLPENSSPGSPILQLKAADADVGVNGQIEYVFGAATESVRRLLRLDESTGWLSVLHRIDREEVSQLRFTVMARDRGQPPKVDKATVVLNIKDENDNVPAIEIRKIGRIFLKDGVANVAEDVVVDTPIALVQVSDRDQGENGIVTCTVVGDVPFQLKPASEMEGEQNKKKYFLHTSATLDYEAIQEYNVVIVAVDSGSPSLASNNSLIVKVGDTNDNPPIFSQNVVEVSFPENNAPGERVTTVNAIDADSGKNAEIAYSLDPSVNGIFSIDADSGDVRVNTILDREQKERYEFKVIAKDKGINTLQGSATVVVLVADKNDNEPKFMQDVFTFYVKENLDPNSPVGMVTVIDADKGENAEMGLFIEEEEEIFSIENETGTIFSTLSFDREMKTTYTFRVKAVDGGDPPRSATATVSLFVMDDNDNAPTVTFPINSSYTLLPPSSNIRTVVRTVIATDTDTGINADLNYSIIGGNPFKLFEIDGATGVISLMAKLEQKHYGLHRLVVQVNDSGQPSQSTTTLVHVFVNETLSNSSVVEAQVSKSLSTSLNTNIAGDPNYDLSKQRLSIVIGVVSGIMTVILIILVVVMARYCRPKNKNGYEAGKKDHEDFFTPQQHDKSKKPKKDKKRQKSKQPLYSSIVTVEASKPNGQRYDGVNEKLSDSPGMGRYRSVNGGPGSPDLARHYKSSSPLPTVQLHPQSPTAGKKHQAVQDLPPANTFVGTGDNISLGSDHCSEYSTQTINKYNKQTPGLYLT; from the coding sequence ATGAGGACTACTTGTGCAGTGGACTATTTGTACTATCTGATACTCATCCTGCAGCTCGTTGTGCATCAGCCCGAAGCCAAGCAGGTGCTCCGATACCGCCTGGCAGAAGAGGGACCGGCGGACGTCAGAGTGGGGAACGTGGCCGGAGACCTGGGCATTGTGGCCGGCTCTGGTGAGGTGACGTTCACTCtggaatcaggctcagattttttcaaaatagaCAACATCACAGGTGAGCTGACCACTAATGAAAGGCGGATAGACCGGGAGAAACTCCAACAGTGCCAAATGATTTTCGATGAAAACGAGTGTTTTATAGATTTTGAGGTGTCTGTGATCGGACCAGCCCAGAGCTGGGTGGATCTCTTCGAAGGGAAAGTCATCATATTAgatataaatgacaacacaccaTCATTCCCGTCCCCTGTGCTGACACTGTCTGTGGAAGAGAATAGACCCATAGGAACCCTTTATCTGCTGCCCACAGCCACAGACAGAGATTTTGGAAGGAATGGCATTGAGAGATACGAGCTGATTCAGGATAATGGTGAGAACTCCAGGCGCTCCTCTGGGGATTCGTACTCGGGGAAGAGAAGGTTTGAGGAGGGGGCAAGCCGGAGCAGTGTCTTTGAACTGCAAGTTGCTGACACCACCGATggagagaaacagccccaactCATCATTAAAGGAGCCTTAGACAGGGAGCAGAGGGACTCTTATGAGCTGACTCTACGTGTGAGGGATGGAGGTGATCCCCCACGCTCATCTCAGGCCATTCTGAGAGTAATGATCACTGATGTTAACGACAACAGCCCCAGGTTTGAAAAGAGTGTGTACGAAGCTGACCTGCCAGAGAACAGTTCCCCCGGTTCCCCCATCCTGCAGCTGAAAGCAGCCGACGCAGACGTGGGGGTTAACGGTCAGATAGAGTATGTGTTCGGGGCAGCCACAGAGTCAGTGAGGAGGCTGCTGAGGTTGGATGAGAGCACGGGGTGGCTGAGTGTGTTGCACCGCATCGACCGCGAAGAAGTCAGCCAGCTGAGGTTCACCGTCATGGCCCGAGACCGAGGCCAGCCCCCCAAAGTGGACAAGGCCACAGTGGTGTTAAACATCAAGGACGAAAATGACAACGTGCCTGCTATAGAAATCAGAAAAATTGGTCGAATTTTTCTAAAAGATGGAGTTGCTAACGTCGCTGAGGATGTAGTGGTGGACACCCCCATAGCCTTGGTTCAGGTGTCCGACCGTGACCAGGGGGAGAACGGCATCGTGACCTGTACAGTTGTGGGAGATGTTCCCTTTCAGCTGAAACCGGCCAGTGAGATGGAAGGCGAGcagaataaaaagaaatatttcCTCCACACGTCTGCAACGCTGGACTACGAGGCCATACAGGAATACAACGTGGTCATAGTCGCTGTGGACTCTGGAAGCCCCAGTCTGGCAAGTAATAACTCTCTTATTGTCAAAGTTGGTGACACTAACGACAACCCTCCTATCTTCAGCCAAAATGTTGTTGAGGTGTCTTTCCCTGAAAATAATGCCCCCGGTGAGAGGGTGACAACTGTGAATGCTATTGATGCGGATAGTGGGAAGAATGCTGAAATTGCCTATTCCCTGGATCCATCAGTAAATGGGATTTTCTCTATCGATGCCGACAGTGGAGATGTTCGAGTAAACACCATCCTGGACAGGGAGCAGAAGGAGCGCTATGAATTTAAGGTGATAGCCAAAGATAAAGGTATTAACACTCTGCAGGGATCTGCAACAGTTGTTGTCCTTGTGgctgacaaaaatgacaacgaaCCAAAGTTTATGCAAGACGTGTTTACATTCTACGTCAAAGAAAATCTGGATCCAAACAGTCCAGTTGGCATGGTAACGGTGATTGATGCAGACAAAGGAGAAAATGCAGAGATGGGTCTTTTTattgaggaggaagaagaaatcTTTTCCATTGAAAATGAAACTGGAACAATTTTTTCCACACTCTCCTTTGACCGGGAAATGAAAACAACCTACACGTTTCGAGTGAAAGCTGTGGATGGAGGTGACCCCCCCAGGTCGGCAACCGCCACTGTTTCCCTCTTCGTCATGGATGACAATGACAATGCACCCACAGTCACTTTCCCCATAAACAGCTCCTacaccctcctccctccctcaAGTAACATCCGGACTGTGGTCAGAACCGTCATTGCCACTGATACAGACACCGGCATCAATGCTGACCTGAACTACAGCATCATCGGGGGAAACCCTTTCAAGTTGTTTGAAATCGATGGAGCCACGGGGGTCATTTCACTGATGGCCAAGCTGGAGCAGAAGCACTATGGCCTCCACAGGTTGGTGGTGCAGGTGAACGACAGCGGGCAGCCGTCACAGAGCACCACCACCCTGGTTCACGTCTTTGTCAATGAGACTCTCTCTAACTCTAGTGTCGTGGAGGCCCAAGTATCTAAAAGCCTGAGTACGTCACTCAACACCAACATTGCCGGTGATCCCAACTACGACCTCAGCAAACAGCGACTCAGCATTGTGATCGGAGTAGTTTCAGGCATCATGACTGTCATCCTCATCATTCTGGTCGTCGTCATGGCTCGTTACTGCCGTCCCAAGAATAAGAACGGCTACGAGGCCGGCAAGAAGGACCACGAGGACTTCTTCACACCTCAGCAGCACGACAAATCCAAGAAGCCTAAGAAAGATAAGAAGAGACAGAAGTCCAAACAGCCGCTCTACAGCAGCATTGTCACCGTGGAGGCGTCCAAGCCCAATGGTCAGCGCTACGACGGCGTGAACGAGAAGCTCTCGGACAGTCCAGGAATGGGCCGGTACCGCTCCGTCAACGGAGGACCAGGGAGCCCCGACCTGGCTCGACACTACAAGTCCAGCTCCCCCCTCCCCACTGTCCAGCTGCACCCGCAGTCGCCTACAGCTGGAAAAAAGCACCAGGCAGTGCAGGACCTGCCCCCTGCTAACACCTTCGTCGGCACCGGAGATAACATTTCCCTTGGATCTGACCACTGCTCCGAATACAGCACTCAGACCATCAACAAGTACAACAAGCAG